The Gossypium raimondii isolate GPD5lz chromosome 2, ASM2569854v1, whole genome shotgun sequence genome segment CGAGCACCGCCTGCTGGTGTACGAATTCATGCCTCGTGGCAGCTTGGAGAATCATCTATTCAGGAGTAAGTTCTTTCAGCCTGTATGTCGGTTTGGTCGAGCAAAACTTTGTTTTAGATgccattttgtttatttttaacacTTGAATTATATGTACCAGGAGGTTCTTATTTCCAGCCTCTTTCTTGGAGCCTACGGTTGAAAGTTGCCCTCGGTGCTGCGAAGGGACTCGCCTTCCTTCACAGTGCGGAAACAAGAGTTATATACCGAGACTTCAAGACTTCCAACATCTTGCTCGATACGGTATGTGATTTGTTAAGCCAAAGCATTCTTTCCAATTCCTTTACACGGTTCTCTATGAACCTTTTTGTTCTATTGTAATTGCAGAACTACAATGCAAAGCTCTCTGATTTTGGGTTGGCCAAAGATGGGCCAACAGGTGATAAGAGCCATGTTTCTACCCGAGTTATGGGGACTTACGGATATGCTGCTCCGGAGTATCTTGCCACAGGTACTTAGCAACCTGTTTCAGTTAACCGAGTATATGTAATTTTCCACTCTTGTAAACGATGAATGATTCCGTTTTTTTCCCCCCAACTGTAGGTCATTTGTCTGCAAGGAGTGATGTGTATAGTTTTGGAGTTGTGCTGCTGGAGATATTATCTGGCCGGAGAGTAGTTGACAAGAATCGACCATCTGGAGAACATAAACTGGTGGAATGGGCCAAACCTTACCTTGCCAACAAACGCAAAATATTTCATGTCCTAGATAATCGCCTTGAAGGCCAGTATACAATCGAAGGAGCCTTTAAGGCTGCTACCCTTGCTTTGCGATGCCTGTCGATCGCTGCCAAGTTCAGACCAAGCATGAATGAGGTTGTAACTGCATTAGAGCAGCTCCAGGATTCTAATGACTCCAGAATTAATCACAACAATACTAACAGCGTACCTCGGAGACGTAGGCAAAGTGCAGATGATGCTACCGGTGGAAGGAGTACGACTGCATACCCTCAGCCATCTGCTTCGCCTCTTTATGCCTGATAACAGAATCAAGGCCCTGAACCAAAGTTGCTTACCTACCAAGTATAGTGGGTGAATCGTCTCCGGAACTTGGGCATTGTGCCTTGTGGCTGTACAGTTATTATATGAAGCTAATGTACTCTAAAGTTGGAATGAATGTGCAATGCCGtattttgattttgagattACAAAGCGTTTGTTACACTTTGAGAGCTAACTTGGAAAAAGGGTGTAATTGCTTTCCTATGACCACAATCACTAAGGATCTTCACATTTCCAGTCGAATTgtaatcatattattatttcatttatgaTTACTTTCTTTGTTGTCCTTTGAGATTGAAATCAACTTTACCGACTGAGGTTGCATGTTCAAGACCTGACATACTTTGATGTCTTTTGTATAGCATCCTAATACTTTCAACGTActaaaaagcaaataaattgGTTCACGAGTCCATTTGATCATCTTCATCACCTATCTCTTCAATCTTCATCTCCTTCACTGCTTGTGCAGCATCACTTCTTGTTCCATTCAGGATTCAGATCAATTCGTCTGCTTTTTGCCCAGTCTCTGCATTGACTAACCCTTCATTCTTCTCAATCTGATACACTAACTCACTTCCATTTGGAGCATCCATGTAAACTGTCGAGTTCACATCAATTTCTTCCTTCACAAGCATCCTTGATAGCTTGGTCACAACTTTCTTCTCAAGCAATCTCCTAATAGGTCTTGCACCATAAACCTatatcaaaagttaaaaaaaagagacatTGTTACTATTCAACCATACCCTCAATGATCTCTGAATATGCATAAGATCTAAATGTTAATACTTACTGGATCATAACTCTCAGCAAGGATATAGTCCAATGTTGAATCTTCTACAGTCAATGCAATATCCCTTTCAGCAAGGCGGCTTGCAACATCCTTCATTCGCAATCTAGCAACTTTCCTCAATTGGTTATGTGATAGAGGGTCGAAAACGACGATCTCATTGAGCCCGTTGAGCAACTCTGATCTAAAGTGTCGCCTTACCTGTCAAACAATCAAAATCATAATGTTAGTACTACTGCTTCAAAACATTATATGAGAAAGGATGTTATTTGAATATAGATTATTACAATGAAAAAGAGCACCATATACCTTTGTCAAAGAGCACCATATCGGTGAAAAGCTATATTTTCAAAGAATGAATAtagattcaaattttaaagatgatattattagaatctagattcaaatttttgaaaatataacttattctaataatatcatcttcaaaatttgaatctatattcattctttgaaaatataatgTACCTTTCCATTATACTCCAAACATGAATACTCGGTGAGCAATTTTTGCTTAGCTAGATCAAACTTTAATCATTTGAACATTTTTGCTTAGCTAGAAATACTAGTATTGCATTACAATTTTTTGTATACTTTAAACTCGTAAAAGCAAATCCTGCAGGAAA includes the following:
- the LOC105788823 gene encoding probable serine/threonine-protein kinase PBL10 isoform X2: MATRNFRPDSVLGEGGFGSVFKGWVDENSFTATKPGSGIVIAVKRLNQDGFQGHKEWLAEVNYLGQLYHPNLVKLIGYCLEDEHRLLVYEFMPRGSLENHLFRRGSYFQPLSWSLRLKVALGAAKGLAFLHSAETRVIYRDFKTSNILLDTNYNAKLSDFGLAKDGPTGDKSHVSTRVMGTYGYAAPEYLATGHLSARSDVYSFGVVLLEILSGRRVVDKNRPSGEHKLVEWAKPYLANKRKIFHVLDNRLEGQYTIEGAFKAATLALRCLSIAAKFRPSMNEVVTALEQLQDSNDSRINHNNTNSVPRRRRQSADDATGGRSTTAYPQPSASPLYA
- the LOC105788823 gene encoding probable serine/threonine-protein kinase PBL9 isoform X1 codes for the protein MVACIFQVFDAIGNCLSAGIKAESHSNTGLSSKYDSGDGKDVSSESSNSKVSSFSAPLTPRSEGEILQSPNLKSFSFADLKMATRNFRPDSVLGEGGFGSVFKGWVDENSFTATKPGSGIVIAVKRLNQDGFQGHKEWLAEVNYLGQLYHPNLVKLIGYCLEDEHRLLVYEFMPRGSLENHLFRRGSYFQPLSWSLRLKVALGAAKGLAFLHSAETRVIYRDFKTSNILLDTNYNAKLSDFGLAKDGPTGDKSHVSTRVMGTYGYAAPEYLATGHLSARSDVYSFGVVLLEILSGRRVVDKNRPSGEHKLVEWAKPYLANKRKIFHVLDNRLEGQYTIEGAFKAATLALRCLSIAAKFRPSMNEVVTALEQLQDSNDSRINHNNTNSVPRRRRQSADDATGGRSTTAYPQPSASPLYA